The following coding sequences lie in one Candidatus Obscuribacterales bacterium genomic window:
- a CDS encoding mechanosensitive ion channel domain-containing protein, translated as MAYPAMEPWTTRLAAFQETLISQWDIVRRIGQGIAVALLFDFVVFLGTRLDALPSDIVFNAKLLIGLAGLTATWLLLDLLPVSAWLATWSTRLNPAALATAYRMFLQPHLGWLKVVIILLLADLSLLIAPAAGRLKALEFIVALGLAIAIGFLGTGIFRSYFSNYLLNATVKTGTKTSSELLILIRLLTNIGIIVVTAIIFAQTHEINLVGLVASLGIGGLAVAFAAQKVLEQLLGGVVIYLDRPFVVDDYIGLADGTFGRVESIGIRSTKIRTSGKGTVTVVPNNALTQANIENFTDAKKVISLFNLTFYHTIPSEERALIRQV; from the coding sequence TTGGCCTATCCTGCTATGGAACCCTGGACAACTCGACTGGCTGCTTTCCAAGAAACCCTGATCTCCCAATGGGACATTGTCCGGCGGATTGGTCAGGGCATTGCTGTGGCGTTGCTGTTTGACTTTGTTGTCTTCCTCGGCACTCGCCTGGATGCGTTGCCCAGCGACATTGTGTTTAACGCTAAGCTCTTGATTGGTCTGGCAGGTCTGACGGCCACCTGGCTTTTACTCGACCTTTTGCCGGTCTCGGCTTGGCTGGCAACGTGGAGCACCAGACTCAACCCAGCCGCCCTGGCGACGGCCTATCGCATGTTTTTGCAGCCTCACTTAGGTTGGCTGAAGGTGGTGATCATTTTACTGCTGGCCGATCTGAGTTTGCTAATTGCCCCTGCAGCCGGGCGGCTGAAAGCTCTGGAGTTCATCGTGGCCCTAGGGTTGGCGATCGCCATTGGCTTTTTAGGAACCGGCATCTTTCGCAGTTATTTCAGTAACTACTTGCTCAATGCCACGGTGAAGACTGGAACCAAAACCAGTAGCGAATTGCTGATTTTGATTCGCCTGTTGACCAATATCGGTATTATTGTGGTCACGGCAATTATCTTTGCCCAAACCCACGAGATCAACCTAGTTGGGCTGGTGGCCAGCTTAGGGATTGGTGGCCTAGCGGTGGCTTTTGCGGCGCAGAAGGTTTTAGAGCAATTGCTGGGTGGAGTAGTGATTTACCTCGATCGCCCCTTTGTGGTGGATGACTATATTGGCTTAGCAGACGGCACCTTTGGCCGCGTTGAGTCTATTGGCATTCGCTCCACCAAAATTCGCACCTCGGGGAAAGGAACTGTGACAGTGGTGCCCAACAATGCCCTGACCCAGGCCAATATTGAGAACTTCACCGATGCCAAAAAGGTGATTTCATTGTTCAACCTCACCTTCTATCACACCATTCCCAGCGAAGAACGGGCGCTGATTCGGCAAGTGAT